Genomic segment of Nitrospira sp.:
GGTTCCTGCCGCTACGCCGGTCGAAGCCGTTGAAGCCCTTAAGCCGCACGGAATTTTTCTTTCGAATGGTCCAGGAGATCCGGCGGGTGTTCCGTATGCGGCAAAGGCGGTGGAGCAACTGATCGGCCGCTATCCCATCTTCGGGATCTGCTTGGGGCATCAGATCTTGGGTCTCGCATTTGGACTCAAGACGTATAAACTGAAGTTCGGTCACCATGGTGCCAATCACCCGGTGATGGATCTTCGAACCAGAAAAGTGGAAATCACGTCACAGAACCATAATTTCGCCGTACAGGCCCCGACGGCATTTGTTGATGTGCCGAAGATCTCGCCTGTGATTGATACGCGGCACGGACAACTTGCGTTGACCCATATCAGCTTGAACGATGGTTCGGTTGAAGGGATGGCCTCTCTTGAGTATCCGGTTTTCTCGGTCCAATACCATCCGGAGGCAGCCCCGGGACCGCACGATGCTGCCTATTTGTTCGGTGAGTTTGTGCGGCGTATGGAGAACCACTATGCGTAATGCTGTTGTGATGGGTGTGATTGGTCTGATGTTGTCCGGCTGTACCTTCAATTTCCCCCTGTTCCCTGGCCCTGGCCCATTACAGGAAACGCAGGTCGATGGGAGGGGAAAGGCGAAGGTGTTGTTGATCGAGATTTCCGGGATGATCAGCTCTCAGGAAAAAGATGGATTCCGGCCAACCTCCAGTATGCTTGCCAGCGTGAAGGAGCAATTGACCAGGGCCGCGAAAGATGACCAGATCAAAGCGGTTGTCTTGCGCATCAACACGCCTGGAGGAACGGTGACGGCGTCGGACATTATTTATCACGAGTTGAAGACGTTCAAAGCCAATAGAAAAATTCCCATTGTCGCCTCCATCATGGATCTTGGAACTTCGGGAGGCTACTACATTGCAGCGGCAGCCGACAGGGTTTTGGCACATCCGTCGTCCGTCACGGGAAGTATCGGCGTTATCATGCTCACGGTCAATGCCAAAGGGTTGCTTGAGAAAGTTGGCGTCGAGGCGACGGCCGTGACGTCCGGGCCTCGCAAGGATATGGGGTCGCCTTTTCGAACGATGACGGTGGAAGAACGAGCGATTTTCCAAGGGCTGATCGATTCATTTTATCAGCGATTCTTGAGTATTGTGCAGGAAGGCCGTGCCAATTTGCAGATGGAGCAGATCAAGCGGCTGGCTGATGGTCGCATCTATACCGGGGAGCAAGCAAAGGAGGCCGGGCTGGTCGATGAGATCGGCTACCTCGAAGACGCCGTCGAGGTCGCGAAGAAACAGGCCGGTTTGACGGAAGCCCGCGTCGTCACGTACCAACGTCCTGGTGAGTATTCGAACAATGTCTATTCTAAACTGATGGCGCCAAGCGGACTTGCCAGTCTTGCGGAGTTCGACCTTGCCACATTGGTGCGTGGGGGAACTCCTCAATTTATGTACCTGTGGATGCCGTAGCAAAAAGAAGAATGCCGATCGTGTGGCTGGTGTTAGAATGAAATTGGAGGGTGCGTATAGGAACCAAGATGGCGCAACCGTCGGACCACGAGATCAACCGATTGTTCTCTGTGCCCATGGATCGGCGAACATTGCTGCGTGGGGTTGTTCGCCGAGCGGCGGAGCTCTCGTGTCTTTTGACTATAGGGTCCATGGGAGCCGTCGCTTCGGCAGTGAGCGGATGTGTCAGAGCTCCAGGAACGGCACGCGATCAGTTTATTTATATTTCCGAAGAAAAAGAAATGGCAATGGGGGTCGGTGCCTATCGGGAATTACTTCGAAAAGCCCCGGTGAGCGACGATCCTGAGTTGAATGAGCTCGTCAATAGGGTGGGGAATCGAATTGCTGCCGTTGCCAACAAACCAGAATATCAATGGGAGTTTGCAATCATTCGAGATGATCGCACGATTAATGCGTTCGCCCTTCCGGGCGGGAAGGTGGCAGTCTTTACGGGAATTTTGAAGATTACGAAAAACGAAAATGGTTTGGCGACCGTGATCGGTCACGAAGTCGCGCATGCCCTCCAGCGACATGGAGCAGAACGGTATAGTCGGAGTATTTTGGAAACGATCGGTCAGGTCGGAGCATTGGCGGCCGGAGCCGCAGTCGGCCGACCGGATGCGGCAATCGCGGCGATGAGTGCCTATGGCGTCGGGGTGTCGTTACCGTTTGGGCGAAAACAGGAATCAGAGGCCGACTACATTGGGCTCAAACTGATGGCGCAGGCTGGGTATGATCCCCGGGAGGCGGTTCCGTTTTGGGAGCGGATGAGTGGATGTCCTCGGCAGATGATTGATAAAGTCTGTTTCCGATCCCAACATACGATTCCCGAGTTTTTGTCCACGCATCCGTCTGATATTGCGCGTATCAATCAGATCGAAGCCTGGCTTCCCGAAGCCTTGAAGTATTACCATGCCACGCAGGAGAATCAGGGGCCAGCGCCGGCGCCTTATCACCCTTTAATTGGCCCAGAACTTCCATCCAGTTAACCACTATCAGCGGACCATCATGCCAAAACGGACGGATATCCAATCAATTCTGATGATCGGATCAGGCCCGATTGTGATCGGGCAGGCCTGTGAATTCGATTACTCCGGTACACAAGCTTGTAAAGCCCTCAAAGCCGAGGGCTATAAGGTCATCCTCATCAATAGTAATCCGGCCACGATCATGACGGATCCGGAGATGGCCGATCGGACCTATGTGGAGCCGATTACGTTGGACGTGGTCGAAAAAGTCATTGACCGAGAACGTCCGGATGCCCTGCTTCCGACCATGGGAGGGCAAACGGCTTTAAACACCACGATGGGCTTGGTCAAGCGAGGCGTGCTCGAGAAATACGGAGTCACCCTCGTGGGCGCGTCGGCGGAGGCGATTCACAAAGCCGAGGATCGGGAAGCCTTTAAGCAGGCCATGCAGCGAATTGGGCTCCGTGTGCCCAAGAGTGGGACGGCGCACAGTCGGCAGGAGGCCGTCGCGATTGTGGAGACCGTCGGGTTTCCCGCCATCATCCGACCTTCGTTCACGATGGGGGGAACAGGGGGAAATATTGCCTATAATCGTGAAGAATTTGAGCGGCTGATTGAGTGGGCATTGGCCATGAGTCCGGTGAGTCAGGTGCTGATCGAGGAGTCGGTGATCGGTTGGAAAGAGTATGAGTTAGAGGTCATGCGTGACCTGAAAGACAATGTCGTCATCGTGTGTCCCATCGAAAACTTCGATCCGATGGGGGTCCATACTGGGGACAGCATCACCGTGGCGCCGGCCATGACCTTGACCGATAAAGAATATCAACGTATGCGGGATGCGGCTCTGCGTATTATTCGAGAGATTGGAGTCGACACGGGTGGGTCGAATATCCAGTTTGGGATCAACCCGGCTAATGGAGAGATGGTCGTCATTGAAATGAATCCTCGGGTGTCCAGAAGTTCGGCGTTGGCCTCGAAGGCGACCGGGTTTCCCATCGCAAAGATCGCCGCCAAGCTCGCAGTCGGATACACTCTGGATGAGATCACCAACGATATCACCGGGGTCACCAAGGCATCGTTCGAGCCGGTCATCGATTACGTTGTCGTGAAGATTCCTCGATTCGCCTTTCAAAAGTTCAAGGGCGCTGATCCGACCTTGACGACTCAAATGAAGTCGGTTGGTGAGGTGATGGCGATTGGACGAACGTTTAAAGAGTCCCTCCAGAAGGCGATTCGTTCGTTGGAATTGGATCTGAATGGCTTGGTTTCGCGGTTTGGTCTGGATCGCGGTGTGCCGACTGGCTTTAATCGTCCGGAGGCCATTGAGAAGCTTGAGAGCGTGTTGCGCACACCGTTACCCGAGCGATTGTGGTATCTGGCTGATGCGATGCGCCTCGGATTGGGCGATGAGGAGCTGGCTGCAATCACAAAAGTCGATCCCTGGTTCTTGGATCAGGTGAGGCAGTTGGTGGATTTTGAGCGATCCCTGGTCGGGCAGGCTTCCAACTCGGCTGGGTGCTTGAGCGGAGGATTGCTCTGGGAAGCCAAAGAGCTCGGGTTTTCAGATGATCGGATCGCCCTCTTATTAGGCTGTGAAGCTGGGGCGGTCGCGAAGGCACGGATGGAACATCGGGACCGGCGTGTGACCTATAAACGAGTCGATACCTGCGCCGCGGAGTTTGAGGCACAGACCCCGTATCTCTATTCCACCTATGGCCACGAGTGCGAGGCGCGACCAGCAGACCGAAAGAAGGTCGTGATTCTCGGCGGAGGTCCCAATCGTATCGGGCAGGGGATTGAGTTCGACTACTGTTGTGTCCACGCGGCGATGGCGCTGCGCGAAGAGGCAATCGACACCATCATGGTGAACTGCAATCCGGAAACCGTGAGTACGGATTACGATACCTCTGATCGTTTGTACTTTGAACCACTCACCCATGAAGATGTGCTGAATATCGTCCATCGGGAACAACCGCTTGGCGTGGTGTTGCAATTCGGGGGACAGACGCCCTTGAAGCTTGCGCTTCCGCTCTCAAAGGCCGGTGTCAAGATTCTCGGTACCAGCCCTGATGCGATTGATCTGGCGGAGGATCGCGAACGGTTTCGTGAACTGTTGAATAGGCTTGGTCTGCGTCAGGCAGAGAGCGGGACTGCTCGGTCTGTTGAGGAAGCGGTGCAGATTGCCGGGCAGATCAGCTACCCGGTCATGGTCCGTCCGTCGTATGTCTTGGGTGGACGGTCCATGCAGATCGTCTATGACGAAGCCGGTTTGTTGGAATACATGCGGTCGGCGGTCAAGGCATCGCCCAATCATCCCGTGTTGATCGACAAGTACCTCGCCGATGCGATCGAAGTCGATGCCGATGCGATTTCCGATGGGGAAACCGTAGTGGTCGCAGGCATTATGGAGCATATCGAAGAGGCTGGGGTCCATTCGGGAGATTCAGCTTGCTCGCTCCCTCCCTATACGCTTGAGAAGTCTCTTGTCGCCGAGATTGAGCGGCAGATGCGAATGTTAGCCAAGGAGCTGGGAGTGGTCGGGCTGATGAACGCCCAGTTTGCCGTCAAGGGGGAGACGATTTATGTATTGGAAGTCAATCCACGCGGATCCCGGACCGTTCCGTTCGTCAGCAAAGCGATCGGTGTACCGCTTGCAAAGTTAGCGATGAAGGTGATGATGGGGCGAACGCTTAAGGAGCTTGGATTTACGCAGGCTCCGGTCCCTGAGCATTTCTCGGTCAAAGAGGCGGTGTTCCCCTTCAATAAATTTCCTGGAGTCGACGTGCTCCTCGGGCCGGAGATGAAATCAACCGGGGAAGTGATGGGACTCGATGAGGATTTTGGTTGGGCCTTTGCCAAGTCCCAAGCCGGGGCCGGGGCCGTGTTGCCGACGTCAGGAACGGCGTTCATTAGTGTGAAGGCATCGGACCGTCCTGCCGCGCTCGAAGTCGGGAGGGTATTGAGTCAACTGGGGATGCGAATTCAGGGGACAAGCGGGACGGCAGGCTATCTACGAGAGCATGGTCTTCCCGTGGAGGTCGTGAACAAAGTGGCCGAAGGTAGACCGCATATCGTTGACCATATCAAGAACGGATCGGTAGCCATTGTCGTCAATACGGTACGTACGGCCTCGGCACATGTCGATTCGCTCGCAATCAGACGAGAAGCGTTGCATCGAGGAATTCCTTATTTTACGACCATGCGAGGGGCACACGCTGCGACGATGGCGATCGAAGCCATCCTGAAAAAAGATCTATCGATCCGGACCTTGCAGGAGTATCATCGGACCTGACAGGCTGCGGTACAACTTGGTTCATACCCATCAGTGAGCTGATGAAGTGTTCCGTGCGGTGCGTATGCCACAATCCTGTGAAGATGCTCAACAAGGCTGCCCGGCAAGGCTGCAGCGAGCGAAGGGGGACTCTCCTAATACAGTGAGGCCCTGAGCGATGTGGTCATGCTGCTGGCGGCATGTTGCAGCATTCTGCTAACCAGTTGAGGAGCGACCGGAGTATGCCGACCCCAATCACGAAGAAAGGTTATGAAGCACTCAAGGCTGAATTGGATCGTTTGCGCAAGATCGAACGTCCCAAGGTGATTGAAGCCATTGCCGAGGCTCGAGCACATGGCGATCTTAGTGAGAATGCCGAGTACGATGCCGCGAAAGAGCGGCAGGGGTTCATTGAATCCCGGCTCTCCGAACTCGAGGGGAAGATCGCTGATGCGCGCATTGTCGAAATCACCGGGCGTACCACCGAAACGGTTGTCTTTGGCGCGACCGTGTTGGTCATTGAGCAGGAATCACAATCGAAGAAACAGTATACCTTGGTCGGGCAAGACGAAGCCGACATGAAGTTCAACAAGATTTCGGTGCAGTCTCCCGTCGGTCGTGCCTTGATCGGAAAACGTGTCGGCGATTTTGTCGAGGTGACGACTCCGGTCAAGATGGTCGAATACGAAGTCGTGGAGATCAAATTCGAGGAATGTTGACGTGCCGGAGGCACGACCCCTTATCGCCTTGCTGACCGATTTTGGCGAACGTGACAGTTTTGTCGCCAGCATGAAGGGCGTGATTCTCTCGATTAATGCTGCTGTGCGACTGGTTGATCTCTCCCATCAAATCACGTCCCATCAGATTCAGGAAGCCGGGTATTTCCTGAAGTCCTGTTATCGCTATTTTCCTGCCGGAACGATTTATGTGGCGGTCGTTGATCCAGGAGTCGGGACCGAGCGTCGGGCGCTGCTCTTGGCTGCCGCCGGGTCGTTCTTCGTCGGTCCGGATAACGGGTTATTCACGGAGATCTTGGAGCAGGAGCTTGGAGCCAAGGTCTGGCAGATCAGCAATCCACAGTATCGTTTGGAAACGGCCGGATCGACCTTTGACGGTCGAGATGTCTTTGCACCGGCAGCGGCTTGGCTGAGCAAAGGAGTCCCACCGTCCTTTTTCGGGCCCGCTGTCCATGATCCCATTCGACGTTCTGTTGCGATACCGGTCTGGCATGAGGATGTGCTGATCGGAAAGATCGTGTCGGTCGACCGTTTTGGAAATCTTATTTCCAACATCACGGCGAGACAAATCCGTGAATTTCGAGGGGCAATGGGACAATCCGTGGAGATTCACATCGGAGCCTCCATCATCGGCGATGTGGTCGGAAGTTACAGCCTGGGGCATCGTGAGAGTCCGTCTGCGCTGATCAATAGCGATGGAAACTTGGAGATTTTCGTACAGGAAGATAGTGCAGCCCGCTGTCTTCAGGTCGGCGTGGGTGAAGAAGTACGTCTGTGTTGACACCTGTCAGCGGATCGCCTTATCGATGTGGTCGCAGACGTAATCGGCAAAGGGGAGTGAACAGGTAAAGGCCGGTGAGACCGCATTCAATACGTGCATGGAACGATGGTCGCCTTCGAGCACAAAATCCATTTCAAGTTTCTTTTTGGTGATGTCGAGGAGCTGCGCGCGGATGCCGGGGCGTCCCCATTTCTGATAATTGCGTTCGTCGACGCCTTCGGCGAGGACCGACGCCAGCGACACCATCTTACTTCGTGAGTATTTCGTAATTTCCTCCATCGCCAATCGTCGAAAATCGAATCCCGCCCCGGTCAAGAGGCCGAGTCCTCGGCTCGCGACTTCAGCCAGCTCGCCGAAGTTGAAGTTGCTGAGCCCTTCATAGTTTTCTCGCCACAATGCCGGAATGGCGGTCGGACCGATTTTCGCTTTCCCATCCGCCGTGATCGTGAAATGCACACCAAGGAACGGATTTCTCAGATCAGGAACAGGATAGATATTGGTTCGAATCGATCCGGGGGGCTCATCGGAGTAGAGATAGAGTCCCTTAAACGGGAGGATTCGATACTTTTCTGAAAAGCCATAGTTCAGAGCAATTTTATCGGCATAGAGGCCTGCGGCATTGACGACATATCCGGCGGCAATGCGGCCCTGATTTGTCAGGATAGTCTCGTCGTCCAGGCCTTGGTAGGCCGTACTGCACTGAATGTGAATCCCCTCACGAACCGCATCTTGCTGCATCGCATTGACGACATGGAGCGGGTTGACGGTCGATGTACGGGGGGAGAACAGCGCCCGTTGATAGGTCTTGACCCGAGGTTCGATCGACTTGGCTTCTGCATCTGTGAGGGGCTGGAGCTCGATGCCGTTGATCTGGCCTCGTCGGAATAACTCGTCAAGCGACGGCAAGTCCGCGGCATCCTTGGCGACGACCAGTTTCCCACATCTATTGATGGAGATCCGCTTCTCCTCACAGTAGGCGGTGAGTCGTTCATTTCCAAGGCGTGTGAATTTGGCTTTCAGACTGTCCGGCGAGTAGTAGAAGCCGGCGTGGAGTACCCCGCTGTTGCGTCCGCTGGCATGGGCTCCACACGACGGTTCCTTTTCAATCAAAAGAATGTTGGCATCTCCGCGTCGTCTTCGCAGCTCACGCGCGATGCTGAGGCCGATCACTCCGCCGCCGATGATAAGAAAATCGCAGGTCTTCATAGTGAGCCTACCATGCTACCGATTGTTGTGCGTACCGTGGATGGACTCTGAATCGATTTGCAGAGTCTCTATAGATTCTTTCAGGATGTCCACCAGTTTGTTTAATTCCTGGTTGGAGATCGAGAGCGGCGGGATGAGCACGAGGACATTCCCGATCGGTCTCAAGATCAATCCCTTTGATCGGGCGATGGCTGCCACGCGGTGGCCGGCCTTGGCGCTGAGTGGGTAGGGGGTTTTGGTCGTTTTCTCCTTGACCAATTCAACTCCTACCATAAATCCTCGTTGACGAATGTCGCCGACTTGAGGGAGCGCCTCGAGCCGAGCCAGCAATCTGCTGAAGAGCTTGATTTTGGAAAGGAGTCGAGCCAGCGTCTTCTCCTGGCGAAACACATGAAGGTTTGCGAGCGCCACGGAACAGCCCAGCGGGTTGCCGGTAAAACTGTGGCCATGGAAGAATGTTTTGAACTCGTCATAGTCGCCGAGAAAACCGCGATAGATCTCATCCGTTGTCAAGGTTGCCGCCAAGGGCATGTACCCCCCGGTGAGTCCTTTACTGAGTGCCATCAGATCCGGTGTGACGCCTTCGTGCTCGCAGGCGAACATCTTGCCGGTGCGTCCAAATCCCGTCGCCACTTCGTCGGTGATCAAGAGGAGGTTGAATTGTGTGCAGAGCGTACGGATTCGTTTCAAATAGCCGGGCGGCTGAGGAATCATGCCGGCGGCGGCTTGCATGAGCGGTTCGATGATCACCCCGGCCAACTCTCGGTGACGGCTCTTGACGATCTCTTCAATCGGCTCCATGCAGGCGATGTTGCAAGAGGGATAACTGAGTTGAAGTGGACAGCGGTAGCAGTGGGGCGGATCGGCTTCCACCGTCGGGAAGAGGAGCGGTTTAAATCGAGCATGGAACAGTTCGATGTTGCCGACGCTTACGGCTCCAATCGTATCACCATGGTAAGCGAGTTTGAGATGGAGGAATGTGTTCTTTGAGCCGGCTTCGGGACGGCGCTGTTGCCAGTATTGGACGGCCATCTTCAGGGCAATCTCCACCGCGGTTGACCCGTTGTCCGAATAGAAAACGCGGGTGAGCCCCCTGGGAGCGATGCGGATCAGCTCCCGGGCGAGTTCAATGGCCGGTGGGTTCGAGAGTCCAAGAAACGTCGAGTGGGCGATCTTGTCGAGCTGCTTCTTGATGGCGCGATCGAGGGTCGGATGGCGATGGCCATGGACATTGACCCAAATTGATGAGGTGCCATCGAGATATTTCTTTCCCTCCGTATCGATCAGGTACGAGCCTTTCCCACGCTCGATGATGAGTGGCTCCTCCTGCTCCCACTCCTGCATTTGGGTAAACGGATGCCAGAGATAGCGACGATCCCAATCTCTGAGCTGCTGAGTGGAAGGTCGTCGAGTCATGATGATATGGACGT
This window contains:
- the sppA gene encoding signal peptide peptidase SppA produces the protein MLPICSVSLCGVWRTTMRNAVVMGVIGLMLSGCTFNFPLFPGPGPLQETQVDGRGKAKVLLIEISGMISSQEKDGFRPTSSMLASVKEQLTRAAKDDQIKAVVLRINTPGGTVTASDIIYHELKTFKANRKIPIVASIMDLGTSGGYYIAAAADRVLAHPSSVTGSIGVIMLTVNAKGLLEKVGVEATAVTSGPRKDMGSPFRTMTVEERAIFQGLIDSFYQRFLSIVQEGRANLQMEQIKRLADGRIYTGEQAKEAGLVDEIGYLEDAVEVAKKQAGLTEARVVTYQRPGEYSNNVYSKLMAPSGLASLAEFDLATLVRGGTPQFMYLWMP
- a CDS encoding M48 family metallopeptidase, producing the protein MAQPSDHEINRLFSVPMDRRTLLRGVVRRAAELSCLLTIGSMGAVASAVSGCVRAPGTARDQFIYISEEKEMAMGVGAYRELLRKAPVSDDPELNELVNRVGNRIAAVANKPEYQWEFAIIRDDRTINAFALPGGKVAVFTGILKITKNENGLATVIGHEVAHALQRHGAERYSRSILETIGQVGALAAGAAVGRPDAAIAAMSAYGVGVSLPFGRKQESEADYIGLKLMAQAGYDPREAVPFWERMSGCPRQMIDKVCFRSQHTIPEFLSTHPSDIARINQIEAWLPEALKYYHATQENQGPAPAPYHPLIGPELPSS
- the carB gene encoding carbamoyl-phosphate synthase large subunit gives rise to the protein MPKRTDIQSILMIGSGPIVIGQACEFDYSGTQACKALKAEGYKVILINSNPATIMTDPEMADRTYVEPITLDVVEKVIDRERPDALLPTMGGQTALNTTMGLVKRGVLEKYGVTLVGASAEAIHKAEDREAFKQAMQRIGLRVPKSGTAHSRQEAVAIVETVGFPAIIRPSFTMGGTGGNIAYNREEFERLIEWALAMSPVSQVLIEESVIGWKEYELEVMRDLKDNVVIVCPIENFDPMGVHTGDSITVAPAMTLTDKEYQRMRDAALRIIREIGVDTGGSNIQFGINPANGEMVVIEMNPRVSRSSALASKATGFPIAKIAAKLAVGYTLDEITNDITGVTKASFEPVIDYVVVKIPRFAFQKFKGADPTLTTQMKSVGEVMAIGRTFKESLQKAIRSLELDLNGLVSRFGLDRGVPTGFNRPEAIEKLESVLRTPLPERLWYLADAMRLGLGDEELAAITKVDPWFLDQVRQLVDFERSLVGQASNSAGCLSGGLLWEAKELGFSDDRIALLLGCEAGAVAKARMEHRDRRVTYKRVDTCAAEFEAQTPYLYSTYGHECEARPADRKKVVILGGGPNRIGQGIEFDYCCVHAAMALREEAIDTIMVNCNPETVSTDYDTSDRLYFEPLTHEDVLNIVHREQPLGVVLQFGGQTPLKLALPLSKAGVKILGTSPDAIDLAEDRERFRELLNRLGLRQAESGTARSVEEAVQIAGQISYPVMVRPSYVLGGRSMQIVYDEAGLLEYMRSAVKASPNHPVLIDKYLADAIEVDADAISDGETVVVAGIMEHIEEAGVHSGDSACSLPPYTLEKSLVAEIERQMRMLAKELGVVGLMNAQFAVKGETIYVLEVNPRGSRTVPFVSKAIGVPLAKLAMKVMMGRTLKELGFTQAPVPEHFSVKEAVFPFNKFPGVDVLLGPEMKSTGEVMGLDEDFGWAFAKSQAGAGAVLPTSGTAFISVKASDRPAALEVGRVLSQLGMRIQGTSGTAGYLREHGLPVEVVNKVAEGRPHIVDHIKNGSVAIVVNTVRTASAHVDSLAIRREALHRGIPYFTTMRGAHAATMAIEAILKKDLSIRTLQEYHRT
- the greA gene encoding transcription elongation factor GreA, with product MPTPITKKGYEALKAELDRLRKIERPKVIEAIAEARAHGDLSENAEYDAAKERQGFIESRLSELEGKIADARIVEITGRTTETVVFGATVLVIEQESQSKKQYTLVGQDEADMKFNKISVQSPVGRALIGKRVGDFVEVTTPVKMVEYEVVEIKFEEC
- a CDS encoding SAM-dependent chlorinase/fluorinase, which produces MPEARPLIALLTDFGERDSFVASMKGVILSINAAVRLVDLSHQITSHQIQEAGYFLKSCYRYFPAGTIYVAVVDPGVGTERRALLLAAAGSFFVGPDNGLFTEILEQELGAKVWQISNPQYRLETAGSTFDGRDVFAPAAAWLSKGVPPSFFGPAVHDPIRRSVAIPVWHEDVLIGKIVSVDRFGNLISNITARQIREFRGAMGQSVEIHIGASIIGDVVGSYSLGHRESPSALINSDGNLEIFVQEDSAARCLQVGVGEEVRLC
- the lhgO gene encoding L-2-hydroxyglutarate oxidase translates to MKTCDFLIIGGGVIGLSIARELRRRRGDANILLIEKEPSCGAHASGRNSGVLHAGFYYSPDSLKAKFTRLGNERLTAYCEEKRISINRCGKLVVAKDAADLPSLDELFRRGQINGIELQPLTDAEAKSIEPRVKTYQRALFSPRTSTVNPLHVVNAMQQDAVREGIHIQCSTAYQGLDDETILTNQGRIAAGYVVNAAGLYADKIALNYGFSEKYRILPFKGLYLYSDEPPGSIRTNIYPVPDLRNPFLGVHFTITADGKAKIGPTAIPALWRENYEGLSNFNFGELAEVASRGLGLLTGAGFDFRRLAMEEITKYSRSKMVSLASVLAEGVDERNYQKWGRPGIRAQLLDITKKKLEMDFVLEGDHRSMHVLNAVSPAFTCSLPFADYVCDHIDKAIR
- the bioA gene encoding adenosylmethionine--8-amino-7-oxononanoate transaminase, whose amino-acid sequence is MTRRPSTQQLRDWDRRYLWHPFTQMQEWEQEEPLIIERGKGSYLIDTEGKKYLDGTSSIWVNVHGHRHPTLDRAIKKQLDKIAHSTFLGLSNPPAIELARELIRIAPRGLTRVFYSDNGSTAVEIALKMAVQYWQQRRPEAGSKNTFLHLKLAYHGDTIGAVSVGNIELFHARFKPLLFPTVEADPPHCYRCPLQLSYPSCNIACMEPIEEIVKSRHRELAGVIIEPLMQAAAGMIPQPPGYLKRIRTLCTQFNLLLITDEVATGFGRTGKMFACEHEGVTPDLMALSKGLTGGYMPLAATLTTDEIYRGFLGDYDEFKTFFHGHSFTGNPLGCSVALANLHVFRQEKTLARLLSKIKLFSRLLARLEALPQVGDIRQRGFMVGVELVKEKTTKTPYPLSAKAGHRVAAIARSKGLILRPIGNVLVLIPPLSISNQELNKLVDILKESIETLQIDSESIHGTHNNR